The nucleotide window ACGACGGGCCCGACCGTCTCTTCGAGCTGCTGCGGGCCCGTTACCGTCTCGCGCAGGACCCGGCGACGGTCTACGGCATGGACTACCACGAGGCGTCCACGCTCCAGGCCGAGCGGGGCACCGACGAGCTGGTCTCGCAGCTCGTGGACCGCTTCCTGCGGGTGGCCCGCGCGTACGACGTCGTCCTCGTCCTCGGCACGGACTACGCCGACACCCAGTTCCCGGACGAGCTCGCGCTCAACGCCCGCCTGGCCAACGAGTTCGGCGCCTCCGTGATCCCGGTCGTGGGGGGCCGCGGGCAGACCGCCGAGTCGGTGCTCGCGGAGACCCGCAACGCGTTCCGTGCCTACGACGGCCTGGGCTGCGACGTGCTGGCGATGGTGGTGAACCGGGTCGCCCCCGCCGACCGCGGGGAGATCCACGGGCTGCTCGACAACCGCCTGCCCGTGCCGTGCCACGTGCTGCCGGACGAGCCCGCGCTCTCCGCGCCCACGGTCGCCCAGGTCACGCACGCCCTCGGCGGCAAGGTGCTGCTCGGCGACGACGCGGGGCTCGCCCGCGACGCGATGGGCTTCGTCTTCGGCGGCGCCATGCTGCCGAACTTCCTGGGCGCGCTGACCCCCGGCTGCATGGTCGTGACGCCCGGCGACCGCGCCGACCTGGTGGTGGGCGCCCTCGCCGCCCACAGCGCCGGCACCCCGCCCATCGCGGGCGTGCTGCTCACCCTGAACGAGCGTCCCAGCGACCTCGTCCTCACCCTGGCCGCCCGCCTCGCCCCCGGCACCCCGGTGGTCGCGGTGGAGACCGGCTCCTTCCTCACGGCGTCCGAACTGTTCGCCATGGAGGGCAAGCTGAACGCGGCCACGCCCCGCAAGGCGGAGACGGCGCTCGGCCTCTTCGAGCGGTACGTGGACACCGCCGACCTGCTCAAGCGCGTCTCGGCGCCCAGCAGCGGCCGCGTCACGCCGATGATGTTCGAGCACACCCTGCTGGAGCGGGCCCGCTCCGACAGGCGGCGCATCGTGCTGCCCGAGGGCACCGAGGCACGCATCCTGCACGCCGCCGAGGTGCTGCTGCGCCGCGGTGTCTGCGACCTCACCCTGCTGGGCCCCGTCGACCGGATCCGCAAGGGGGCGGCCGACCTCGGCATCGACCTGGGCGCGGCGCAGCTCATCGACCCGCAGACCTCGGAGCTGCGCCACCGGTTCGCCGAGCGGTACGCCGAGCTGCGGGCGCACCGGGGCGTGTCGGTCGAGCTGGCGTACGACGTCGTCTCGGACGTGAACTACTTCGGCACGCTGATGGTCCAGGAGGGCCTGGCGGACGGCATGGTGTCGGGTTCCGTGCACTCGACCGCGGCCACCATCCGGCCGGCCTTCGAGATCATCAAGACGAAGCCGGAGGCCTCCATCGTCTCCTCGGTGTTCTTCATGTGCCTCGCCGACAAGGTCCTCGTGTACGGCGACTGCGCGGTCAACCCGGACCCGGACGCGGAGCAGCTGGCCGACATCGCCGTCCAGTCGGCCGGCACCGCCGCGCAGTTCGGGGTGGAGCCGCGGATCGCGATGCTGTCGTACTCGACCGGCACGTCCGGTTCGGGCGCGGACGTCGACAAGGTGCGCACGGCCACCGAGCTGGTCCGCGCCCGCCGCGGCGACCTGCGGATCGAGGGGCCGATCCAGTACGACGCGGCCGTCGAGCCGTCCGTCGCGGCGACCAAGCTGCCGGGGTCGGAGGTCGCCGGGCAGGCGTCCGTGCTGATCTTCCCGGACCTCAACACCGGCAACAACACGTACAAGGCCGTGCAGCGCTCGGCCGGCGCGATCGCCGTCGGACCGGTCCTGCAGGGCCTGCGCAAACCGGTCAACGACCTGTCCCGCGG belongs to Streptomyces sp. V3I8 and includes:
- the pta gene encoding phosphate acetyltransferase: MTRSVYVTGIDRGDGRQVIELGVMELLTRQVDRVGVFRPLVHDGPDRLFELLRARYRLAQDPATVYGMDYHEASTLQAERGTDELVSQLVDRFLRVARAYDVVLVLGTDYADTQFPDELALNARLANEFGASVIPVVGGRGQTAESVLAETRNAFRAYDGLGCDVLAMVVNRVAPADRGEIHGLLDNRLPVPCHVLPDEPALSAPTVAQVTHALGGKVLLGDDAGLARDAMGFVFGGAMLPNFLGALTPGCMVVTPGDRADLVVGALAAHSAGTPPIAGVLLTLNERPSDLVLTLAARLAPGTPVVAVETGSFLTASELFAMEGKLNAATPRKAETALGLFERYVDTADLLKRVSAPSSGRVTPMMFEHTLLERARSDRRRIVLPEGTEARILHAAEVLLRRGVCDLTLLGPVDRIRKGAADLGIDLGAAQLIDPQTSELRHRFAERYAELRAHRGVSVELAYDVVSDVNYFGTLMVQEGLADGMVSGSVHSTAATIRPAFEIIKTKPEASIVSSVFFMCLADKVLVYGDCAVNPDPDAEQLADIAVQSAGTAAQFGVEPRIAMLSYSTGTSGSGADVDKVRTATELVRARRGDLRIEGPIQYDAAVEPSVAATKLPGSEVAGQASVLIFPDLNTGNNTYKAVQRSAGAIAVGPVLQGLRKPVNDLSRGALVGDIVNTVAITAIQAQAGPPAPAVPAHQDPSTTGAPDSNPTPTPTPTPTPTPTPKASAQ